One genomic window of Quercus lobata isolate SW786 chromosome 9, ValleyOak3.0 Primary Assembly, whole genome shotgun sequence includes the following:
- the LOC115960059 gene encoding TMV resistance protein N-like has product MGAATCMRKPIMQIWIRVTVGEYQGECAQLWRDSCHEAEVVQKIGQEIFNKLNYTFSVAPNGLVGINSRAQKLKSLLAVESNDVRIIGIWGMGGMGKTTLARVVYGMISNQLEACSFIPNVRENSEKGSGVLITTTERSLLVTPEVNEIYEIEALNNKEALPLFSLKAFKKDQPDVDYVELSQAFVHYSHGLPLALEILGSPLFEKRKDILEYLELFPESGFSVLIDKSIIKVYENHLWMHDLLQEMGRDIVRKQSLKAPGKRSKLWLYEDIDDVLTNNIGTGEVQAMVLELSSTEDVDWHPEAFSKMQNLKLLIIDSIQFKHGLKHLPNNLRFLDWRKYPSKSLPSSFESTKLVKLCMNYSYIKRLWEGTKYFGNLKFIDLNKSQKLIETPDFSTVPVLEKLDLEGYTNLCTVHPSIGFLERLIILNLKGCKNLINLPKIFAMKSLDILTFSGCSKVRSTPEFRENMEHVSELYLDGTAITNLPTSIGNLTGLASLSVRDCKNLMSLPHTFFNMKLLENLDLSGCIKLRELLENLGMTKSVEELDESGTATGLTLSSYDMPNSMCMVSTSLSSLTSLTKLDLRECILNAIPNDICCLSSLKYLDLSGNNFGCLPKSIAQLSFLRSLCVENCTSLRSLPKLPLNIGYINGYGCTSLETVSDLLEPNS; this is encoded by the exons ATGGGTGCTGCCACAT GCATGCGCAAGCCTATCATGCAGATTTGGATCAGAGTAACTGTAGGAGAGTACCAAGGCGAGTGTGCCCAGTTGTGGAGGGATAGCTG CCATGAGGCAGAAGTTGTCCAAAAAATTGGGCAAGAGatatttaataaattgaattatacATTCTCGGTAGCTCCCAATGGACTAGTTGGAATAAATTCCCGAGCTCAGAAGTTGAAGTCACTTTTAGCTGTAGAGTCAAATGATGTTCGCATTATAGGAATTTGGGGTATGGGAGGAATGGGTAAAACAACTCTAGCGAGAGTTGTTTATGGTATGATTTCCAATCAACTTGAAGCTTGTAGTTTTATTCCTAATGTTAGGGAGAATTCTGAGAAAG GTAGTGGAGTTCTCATAACAACAACAGAAAGGAGTTTGTTGGTGACACCTGAAGTAAATGAAATATATGAGATTGAAGCATTGAATAACAAAGAAGCTCTTCCACTTTTTAGTTTGAAAGCTTTTAAAAAAGACCAGCCTGACGTTGATTATGTGGAGCTATCCCAAGCTTTTGTACATTATTCTCATGGTCTTCCTTTAGCCCTTGAGATTTTGGGTTCCCCTTtgtttgaaaaaagaaaagat ATATTAGAATATCTTGAGCTTTTCCCTGAAAGTGGATTTAGTGTTCTAATTGATAAATCTATCATCAAAGTGTATGAAAATCATTTGTGGATGCATGATTTATTACAAGAAATGGGTCGGGATATAGTTCGTAAACAGTCCCTTAAAGCCCCTGGGAAGCGTAGCAAATTATGGTTGTATGAAGATATTGACGATGTGCTGACAAATAACATT GGAACAGGTGAAGTTCAAGCCATGGTCCTAGAGTTATCCTCTACAGAAGATGTGGATTGGCATCCTGAAGCCTTCTCAAAGATGCAAAATCTAAAATTGCTCATAATTGATAGTATTCAATTCAAGCATGGTCTCAAACATCTTCCTAATAACTTAAGATTTCTTGATTGGAGGAAGTACCCTTCAAAATCTTTGCCATCAAGTTTTGAGTCAACTAAGCTTGTTAAACTTTGCATGAATTACAGCTACATCAAACGACTTTGGGAAGGAACAAAG TATTTTGGGAATTTGAAATTCATCGATTTGAACAAGTCTCAAAAACTTATTGAAACCCCAGACTTTAGTACTGTCCCAGTTCTTGAGAAATTGGATCTTGAAGGCTATACAAATTTATGTACTGTTCATCCATCAATCGGTTTTCTTGAAAGGCTTATTATTCTTAATCTAAAAGGTTGCAAAAACCTTAtaaatcttccaaaaattttTGCAATGAAGTCTCTTGATATTCTCACCTTTTCTGGTTGCTCAAAAGTACGAAGTACTCCAGAGTTTAGGGAAAACATGGAACATGTATCAGAGCTTTACTTGGATGGCACTGCTATTACAAACTTACCCACATCAATTGGGAATTTGACTGGTCTTGCTTCATTGAGTGTAAGAGATTGCAAAAATCTTATGTCTCTTCCTCACACCTTTTTCAATATGAAGTTGCTTGAAAATCTCGATCTTTCCGGATGCATAAAGCTTAGAGAATTACTGGAGAACTTGGGGATGACTAAAAGTGTAGAGGAACTTGATGAGAGTGGAACTGCTACAGGACTTACGCTTTCTTCCTATGATATGCCCAATTCGATGTGCATGGTATCAACTTCTCTATCAAGTTTGACCTCTTTGACCAAATTGGATCTAAGGGAATGCATTCTCAATGCAATCCCAAATGATATTTGTTGCTTATCctctttaaaatatttagatctAAGTGGAAATAATTTTGGTTGTCTTCCGAAAAGCATAGCTCAACTATCTTTTCTAAGATCATTGTGTGTGGAGAATTGCACGAGTCTTCGATCATTGCCAAAGCTTCCATTAAATATTGGTTATATTAATGGATATGGTTGTACCTCACTGGAAACGGTATCAGATCTATTGGAACCAAATTCTTAA